The Sphaerospermopsis torques-reginae ITEP-024 genome has a window encoding:
- a CDS encoding aspartate carbamoyltransferase catalytic subunit, with amino-acid sequence MPTTTWNRHHILSLSDFTTDEYNAVLQTAASFREVLSRRTKKVPTLQGQVVANLFFEPSTRTRSSFEIAAKRLSADTLNFAAATSSMTKGETILDTAKTYLAMGTDIMVIRHKEAGVPQAIAQEMDRLGEKVSVLNAGDGQHEHPSQALLDLSTICSLINPEKPRIELLEGKKIAIVGDILHSRVARSNIWSLTASGAEVHLAAPPTLLPKFFAEYLQGTANAERLLIHWQLEPALENADFVMTLRLQKERMTAHLLPSLREYHQLFGITRNRLKMCKPHVKVLHPGPVNRGVEISSDLMDDPEFSLIQDQVTSGVAVRMALLYFIGGGRG; translated from the coding sequence ATGCCTACAACTACTTGGAATCGTCATCACATTCTTTCTTTATCTGACTTCACCACAGATGAATATAACGCGGTTTTACAAACTGCGGCTTCATTTAGAGAAGTTCTATCACGCAGAACAAAAAAAGTACCCACTTTGCAAGGACAGGTAGTGGCAAATTTATTTTTTGAACCTTCTACCCGCACCCGGAGTAGTTTTGAAATAGCTGCTAAAAGGTTAAGTGCAGATACTCTGAATTTTGCTGCGGCTACTTCTTCCATGACTAAAGGAGAGACAATTTTAGATACTGCTAAAACCTATTTAGCAATGGGTACAGATATTATGGTAATTCGCCATAAAGAAGCAGGAGTACCCCAGGCGATCGCCCAAGAAATGGATCGTTTAGGTGAAAAAGTCAGTGTTTTAAATGCTGGTGATGGACAACATGAGCATCCATCTCAAGCATTATTAGATTTATCTACAATTTGTAGTTTAATTAATCCAGAAAAACCCAGAATTGAATTATTAGAAGGTAAAAAAATTGCCATTGTTGGGGATATTTTACATTCTCGTGTTGCCCGTTCTAATATTTGGAGTTTAACCGCCAGTGGTGCAGAAGTGCATTTAGCAGCACCTCCCACTTTATTACCTAAATTCTTTGCTGAATATTTACAAGGTACAGCAAATGCAGAACGGTTATTGATCCATTGGCAACTAGAACCAGCTTTAGAAAATGCTGATTTTGTGATGACATTGCGTTTGCAAAAAGAACGAATGACAGCCCATTTATTACCCAGTTTAAGGGAATATCATCAATTATTTGGCATTACTAGAAATCGGTTAAAAATGTGTAAACCTCATGTCAAAGTTTTGCATCCTGGTCCAGTTAATAGAGGTGTAGAAATTAGTTCAGATTTAATGGATGATCCTGAATTTAGTTTAATTCAAGATCAGGTAACTAGCGGTGTAGCTGTGAGAATGGCTTTGTTATATTTTATTGGTGGTGGTAGGGGTTAG
- the mgtE gene encoding magnesium transporter: protein MLTQDVRNSLDVADLNQLKCDLNNLQPVDVGEYISELPEKHRAIAFRLLNKNQAIDVFEYLPTEVQEELINSLHDVQVVHLVEEMSPDERAYLFDELPAGVVKRLLQQLSPEQRQATATILGYPEGTAGRVMTTEYVRLRQGLTVGEALSKIRLQDEDKETIYYAYVTDDNRKLVSVVSLRQLLFTFPEVLIKDIASSHVVKVKTETLQEEAARIMQRYDLIAMPVVDREDRLVGIITIDDVIDILEEEATEDIQKLAAVSGDEEALSPPHVTIKKRLPWLLGIMALYIGAASAIAPFQQVIAAVPVLAVIMPIFSNTGGTVGIQALTVTIRGLGVGEVTAEDTGKILRKELLAGLGTAIALGATMIALSLIWAKPNERWVALVAGTVMATNTMVAVSLGTLLPMGLQKLKLDPALMSGPLVTTMLDTIGFVTFLSIVSIALKVFHLPT from the coding sequence ATGCTGACACAAGATGTTCGCAATTCTTTGGATGTTGCTGACTTAAATCAATTGAAATGTGATTTAAATAATCTGCAACCTGTGGATGTGGGAGAATATATTTCAGAATTACCGGAAAAACACAGGGCGATCGCTTTTCGTTTACTGAACAAAAATCAAGCTATTGATGTATTTGAATATTTACCTACAGAAGTACAAGAAGAACTGATAAACTCTCTACATGATGTGCAAGTAGTACATCTGGTAGAAGAAATGAGTCCTGATGAAAGAGCATACTTGTTTGATGAACTACCAGCAGGAGTAGTTAAACGTTTATTACAACAACTTAGCCCCGAACAAAGACAAGCTACCGCAACGATTTTGGGTTATCCTGAAGGAACTGCCGGCAGGGTAATGACAACAGAATATGTACGGTTGCGACAAGGTTTGACTGTCGGTGAAGCGTTAAGTAAAATTCGTTTACAAGACGAAGATAAAGAAACAATTTACTATGCTTACGTCACCGACGATAATCGTAAATTAGTTAGTGTTGTTTCTTTGCGTCAGTTATTATTTACTTTTCCCGAAGTCTTAATTAAAGATATTGCTAGTTCTCATGTTGTGAAAGTGAAAACTGAAACCCTACAGGAAGAAGCAGCCCGCATTATGCAACGTTATGATTTAATTGCTATGCCTGTAGTAGATCGGGAAGATAGGTTAGTGGGAATTATTACCATTGATGATGTCATTGATATTTTAGAAGAAGAAGCTACCGAGGATATTCAAAAATTAGCTGCTGTGAGTGGTGATGAAGAAGCTTTATCTCCTCCTCATGTAACTATTAAAAAACGGTTGCCTTGGTTATTAGGTATCATGGCATTGTATATTGGTGCGGCTAGTGCGATCGCTCCTTTTCAACAAGTTATTGCGGCTGTACCGGTTCTAGCTGTAATTATGCCCATATTTTCTAATACCGGGGGAACTGTCGGTATTCAAGCCTTAACCGTGACTATTCGCGGTTTAGGTGTAGGAGAAGTAACCGCAGAAGATACTGGTAAAATTCTCCGCAAAGAACTTTTAGCGGGGTTAGGTACAGCTATTGCGTTAGGTGCAACAATGATCGCTCTTTCCTTAATTTGGGCAAAACCGAATGAAAGATGGGTAGCTTTAGTTGCGGGAACTGTCATGGCAACGAATACAATGGTTGCTGTTAGCTTGGGAACTTTGTTACCAATGGGATTACAAAAGCTAAAATTAGATCCAGCTTTAATGAGTGGTCCATTAGTCACCACCATGTTGGATACTATTGGTTTTGTCACCTTCCTGAGCATAGTTTCTATTGCTTTGAAAGTCTTTCATTTACCAACTTAA
- a CDS encoding AAA family ATPase encodes MRIKQISVTELFGIFNHVIPLNTEDRITIIYGLNGIGKTAILKMINGIFNLQFSEFRSIPFKDFQVDIDNGSYLRVNKSQLASEENQLTFYFKQDSSSKELKFTPNRLEVKEISEVPISSILDILDDVVPGLERISSNRWLYVPTNEILSLKEALERFSDFLPEKIRLKNIPTWMEQLKKSIEINFIQSQRLLNLAENTKFRMERSRTLMIPSVASYANELAANIQAKLAEYGTLSQSLDRTFPVRVVQQNNSTDITDTQIRHKLNELEEKRSHLINTGLLDNDENQNFQVQDTIDKSTKKVLSVYVEDVEKKLKIFEELAQKIELIKRIINQRFSYKEINISKEKGFTFTCNGNSLSPTQLSSGEQHELVILYELLFKVKPNSLILIDEPELSLHVEWQVNFLKDLQEITKIANIDILLATHSPGIIHDRWDLTVELKSPQR; translated from the coding sequence ATGAGAATTAAGCAAATTTCAGTCACAGAACTTTTTGGTATTTTCAATCATGTTATTCCCTTGAATACAGAAGATAGAATAACTATAATTTACGGTTTAAATGGTATTGGTAAAACTGCAATATTGAAAATGATAAATGGGATTTTTAATTTACAATTTTCAGAGTTTCGTAGTATTCCCTTCAAAGATTTTCAAGTCGATATTGATAATGGAAGTTATCTGAGAGTAAATAAAAGCCAACTTGCTAGTGAAGAAAATCAACTGACCTTTTATTTTAAACAAGATAGTAGCAGCAAAGAGCTTAAATTTACTCCCAATAGACTAGAAGTTAAAGAAATATCAGAAGTTCCTATTTCCAGTATACTAGATATACTAGATGATGTCGTTCCTGGACTGGAAAGGATATCTTCTAACCGTTGGTTATATGTACCTACAAATGAAATACTATCTTTAAAAGAAGCTTTAGAAAGGTTTAGTGATTTCTTGCCTGAAAAAATTAGATTAAAAAACATACCTACATGGATGGAACAGCTTAAAAAATCTATAGAAATAAATTTTATCCAATCACAGCGATTATTAAATTTAGCAGAGAATACTAAATTCCGCATGGAAAGGTCACGAACTTTAATGATACCTTCTGTTGCTAGTTATGCAAATGAATTAGCAGCAAATATTCAAGCTAAACTAGCAGAATATGGGACTTTATCTCAATCACTTGATAGAACTTTTCCCGTCAGAGTGGTTCAACAAAACAACTCAACTGATATCACAGACACACAAATACGTCATAAGCTTAATGAACTTGAAGAAAAACGTTCTCATTTAATCAATACTGGACTTTTGGATAATGATGAAAATCAAAATTTTCAAGTACAAGACACAATAGATAAAAGCACAAAAAAAGTTTTATCTGTCTATGTTGAAGATGTAGAGAAGAAACTCAAGATTTTTGAGGAATTAGCACAAAAAATAGAACTAATTAAGAGAATTATTAACCAGCGGTTTTCTTATAAAGAAATTAATATTAGTAAAGAAAAAGGTTTTACATTTACTTGTAATGGCAATTCTTTGTCACCCACACAATTATCTTCTGGAGAACAGCATGAATTAGTAATACTCTATGAATTATTATTTAAAGTTAAACCAAATTCATTAATTTTAATTGATGAACCAGAACTGTCACTGCACGTAGAATGGCAAGTGAATTTTCTTAAAGATTTACAAGAAATTACAAAAATAGCTAACATTGATATTTTACTAGCAACTCACTCACCTGGTATAATTCATGATAGATGGGACTTAACTGTTGAATTAAAAAGTCCTCAGAGATGA
- a CDS encoding DUF4435 domain-containing protein has protein sequence MREFITPEFIANQIRMRRSAYSGTFIIVEGSTDARVYERCLDNKKCEFSIAHNKDQAIAALSILERDNFAGVLAIVDADFSRLEGTLPASQNLLFTDYHDLEIMLIQSPALDKLMREFGSEEKINNFYKLYQPIIITLLDNGKLIGYLRWVSLKFNLSLKFENLTYSKFLDQKTLKVDITKLIKAVKDHSQKPALIEKDIQEKLENLQDHDHDPHQVCCGHDLICILSIGLCKIWGTWNSNDVKPEVLEISLRLAYEESYFRDTQLYKLIQGWEQNNQPYQVLSSPSSEN, from the coding sequence ATGAGAGAATTTATCACACCTGAGTTTATTGCTAATCAAATTCGGATGAGACGCAGTGCTTACTCAGGGACTTTTATAATTGTTGAAGGTTCTACCGATGCGCGGGTATATGAACGCTGTTTAGATAATAAAAAATGTGAGTTTTCAATTGCTCACAATAAAGATCAAGCTATAGCTGCATTATCTATTCTTGAAAGAGATAATTTTGCAGGTGTCTTAGCTATTGTTGATGCAGATTTTTCCAGACTAGAAGGAACTTTACCAGCTAGTCAAAATCTATTATTTACTGATTATCATGATTTAGAAATTATGTTAATTCAATCTCCTGCACTTGATAAATTAATGCGTGAATTTGGCAGTGAGGAAAAAATCAATAATTTTTATAAACTTTATCAACCAATCATTATAACACTATTGGACAATGGTAAATTAATCGGTTATTTAAGATGGGTATCTTTAAAATTCAATCTATCACTTAAATTTGAAAATCTCACCTATAGTAAATTCTTAGATCAGAAAACATTAAAAGTAGATATTACCAAATTGATTAAAGCAGTTAAAGACCATTCCCAAAAACCAGCACTGATAGAAAAAGATATTCAAGAAAAATTAGAAAATCTACAAGATCATGATCATGATCCGCATCAAGTTTGTTGTGGTCATGATTTAATTTGTATTTTGTCCATAGGATTGTGTAAAATCTGGGGAACATGGAACAGTAATGATGTTAAACCAGAAGTATTAGAAATAAGTTTAAGATTGGCATACGAAGAATCTTATTTCCGTGATACACAGTTATATAAATTGATTCAAGGATGGGAACAAAATAACCAACCTTATCAAGTTTTATCATCCCCATCTTCAGAAAATTAA
- a CDS encoding serine/threonine protein kinase, translating into MIGKLLDHRYQVIRILATGGFGQTYIAEDTRRPGNPICVVKHLKPASTDQKIFETAKRLFNSEAETLEKLGNHDQIPRLLAYFDENQEFFLVQEYIDGHTLTEELIPGQPWNQNQVMQLLLEVLEILEFVHQQGVIHRDIKPDNIIRRAADYKLVLVDFGAVKQLRSPLVSVGAQLTATVAIGTPGYMPTEQGQGKPRPNSDIYSLGIIAIQALTGVPANQFPEDPHTGEILWQHFIPVNYRLAEILSKMVRYHFKDRYQTATEALQACREFLNMTSTSSVYSVYSEAPKQVSYHPPKPASTSKLSQIFSQQTVAVAPANHNPIAPKPVPQQDDNKPDPLPLIIGLLLAGGAAALVTNLYPNVKNIAANWTGKSSTSATNCLAIVKPNSNVRSEPSAINSDNILKTLGDASEFDVTGKRTKRGWIELKLKSGRLAWAHSDVIINNNEWIACLRDQGVSIQTVDDLPLIASRPVPKPQPTPTAVVTSNPVKSEKSPAGEEQKKIVETARQKFESGDVQGAIAQLKTIPKNATSGLKETVEIINQWQEDWAKAEAIANEINKAIDNGQWDKVLAYRDQPEKLPNIKYWQNKLEPLFKQAAENAAKQVIPNQNQKPNQNQPTTSETPTAKEQENSDN; encoded by the coding sequence ATGATTGGCAAACTACTAGACCATAGATACCAAGTCATACGCATTTTGGCAACGGGAGGATTTGGTCAAACCTATATTGCTGAAGATACCAGGCGGCCTGGTAATCCCATCTGCGTTGTCAAACACCTTAAACCTGCCAGCACAGACCAAAAAATCTTTGAAACTGCTAAACGTCTATTTAACAGCGAAGCAGAAACTTTAGAAAAATTGGGTAATCATGATCAAATACCCAGACTATTAGCTTATTTTGACGAAAATCAAGAATTTTTCCTAGTTCAAGAATACATTGATGGACATACTCTCACAGAAGAACTGATACCTGGACAGCCTTGGAATCAAAACCAGGTGATGCAGTTGTTGTTGGAAGTGCTGGAAATTTTAGAATTTGTCCATCAACAAGGTGTTATTCATCGTGACATCAAACCAGATAATATCATCCGTCGTGCTGCTGATTATAAATTAGTTTTAGTAGACTTTGGGGCAGTTAAACAATTAAGGTCGCCTTTAGTGTCTGTTGGCGCACAGCTAACAGCTACAGTTGCTATAGGCACTCCTGGCTATATGCCTACAGAACAAGGACAAGGTAAACCTCGTCCTAATAGTGATATTTATTCCTTGGGTATCATTGCTATTCAAGCTTTAACTGGAGTTCCCGCAAACCAATTTCCAGAAGATCCTCATACTGGTGAAATTCTCTGGCAGCATTTTATCCCAGTTAATTACCGCTTGGCAGAAATTCTGAGTAAAATGGTGCGTTATCACTTCAAAGACCGTTATCAAACCGCCACGGAAGCACTACAAGCTTGTAGAGAATTTTTGAATATGACCTCTACTTCTTCCGTTTATTCCGTTTATTCCGAAGCTCCCAAACAAGTTAGCTACCATCCCCCCAAACCCGCTTCTACCAGTAAACTATCTCAAATCTTTTCACAGCAAACTGTTGCTGTTGCACCGGCTAACCATAATCCTATAGCTCCTAAACCTGTTCCTCAACAAGATGATAACAAACCTGATCCATTACCCTTGATCATTGGTTTATTATTAGCTGGTGGTGCAGCAGCTTTGGTAACAAATTTATATCCAAATGTGAAAAATATCGCTGCTAATTGGACAGGGAAAAGCAGCACTTCAGCTACAAATTGCTTGGCTATAGTCAAGCCTAATTCTAATGTCCGTTCTGAACCAAGTGCGATTAATTCTGATAATATTTTAAAGACTCTTGGTGATGCTAGTGAGTTTGATGTCACTGGTAAAAGAACAAAACGCGGTTGGATAGAATTAAAACTTAAATCTGGTCGTTTGGCTTGGGCGCACTCTGATGTTATTATTAATAATAATGAATGGATTGCTTGTTTGCGGGATCAAGGTGTTTCTATTCAAACTGTAGATGATCTGCCTTTAATTGCATCTCGACCTGTTCCTAAACCACAACCAACACCAACTGCTGTGGTTACTTCCAACCCAGTAAAATCTGAAAAATCTCCAGCGGGTGAGGAGCAGAAAAAAATTGTGGAAACAGCTAGACAGAAATTTGAATCTGGAGATGTGCAAGGGGCGATCGCTCAACTAAAAACAATTCCTAAAAATGCTACATCCGGTCTTAAAGAAACAGTAGAGATCATCAACCAATGGCAGGAAGACTGGGCGAAAGCAGAAGCAATAGCTAATGAGATTAATAAAGCTATTGATAACGGTCAATGGGATAAAGTTTTAGCTTATCGAGACCAACCCGAAAAATTACCTAATATTAAATATTGGCAAAATAAACTAGAACCATTGTTTAAACAAGCCGCAGAAAACGCTGCTAAACAGGTTATCCCTAACCAAAACCAAAAACCCAATCAAAATCAACCAACGACTTCCGAAACACCCACCGCCAAGGAACAGGAAAATAGTGATAATTAG
- a CDS encoding heterocyst differentiation related protein, with protein MSESMAFIGGVAVAGLAALLLLKGTNTPIQQPNFAVAPQMPSAVVAPQVMQPSMQYPPNYGQPVYPNPQPVAPNSDQRLEMEKLNMQMEKLKTDNEQLRLQNQQLQGQVQSFTQHQWQLAQQQNQQKVAAALPPEQNPWWSSPIIWAVGGATLTIGGGVVVAGVLSLFSPKQRPARTVQVIHPYHGHTPPLATIRRAEFLPSSRPETRRVETAEYDELH; from the coding sequence ATGAGTGAAAGTATGGCATTTATCGGCGGAGTGGCTGTAGCTGGTTTAGCGGCTCTCCTATTGCTCAAAGGAACCAATACCCCCATACAACAACCTAACTTTGCTGTGGCTCCACAAATGCCATCTGCGGTTGTAGCGCCCCAAGTGATGCAGCCTTCAATGCAATATCCCCCTAACTATGGGCAACCAGTATATCCTAATCCCCAACCCGTTGCGCCCAATTCTGACCAACGTCTGGAAATGGAAAAGCTGAATATGCAGATGGAGAAGTTGAAAACCGACAATGAACAACTAAGATTACAAAATCAGCAACTTCAAGGTCAGGTTCAAAGTTTCACTCAACATCAGTGGCAGTTAGCTCAACAGCAAAATCAGCAAAAAGTCGCTGCTGCACTACCACCTGAACAAAATCCCTGGTGGTCTTCACCTATAATTTGGGCTGTAGGTGGGGCAACTCTGACTATTGGTGGTGGTGTGGTTGTGGCTGGAGTTCTATCTTTGTTCTCTCCTAAGCAACGTCCTGCCCGTACCGTCCAAGTAATTCACCCCTATCACGGACATACACCTCCTTTAGCTACAATTAGACGGGCTGAATTTTTACCATCTTCCCGCCCAGAAACCAGAAGAGTAGAAACGGCAGAATACGACGAATTACATTAA
- the trpA gene encoding tryptophan synthase subunit alpha, translating into MTAISRCFETLRRNHECALIPFITAGDPDLETTAKALKVLDRSGADIIELGVPYSDPLADGPVIQAAATRALQKGTTLDQVLEMLQSTTPSLQAPIILFTYYNPILHRGIDKFLGQIKAAGVAGLVVPDLPLEEAAGLLKPASEMDLDLTLLVAPTSSAERIEAIAKASQGFIYLVSVTGVTGMRSQMESRVSDLLTQIRSFTDKPIGVGFGISDPEQARQVREWGADAAIVGSAVVKRLAEGTPEQGLSAIAQFCQTLKQTITTPS; encoded by the coding sequence ATGACTGCAATTTCTCGTTGTTTTGAAACTTTAAGACGGAATCACGAGTGCGCTCTGATTCCGTTTATTACTGCTGGTGATCCTGATTTAGAAACTACTGCAAAGGCTTTAAAAGTTTTAGATCGTTCTGGTGCGGATATTATTGAACTTGGTGTTCCCTATTCTGATCCCCTGGCAGATGGTCCGGTGATTCAAGCTGCTGCTACCCGCGCTTTACAAAAGGGTACTACCTTGGATCAAGTGCTGGAAATGTTACAATCTACTACTCCCAGTTTGCAAGCGCCAATTATTTTATTTACTTATTACAATCCAATTTTACACCGAGGAATTGATAAGTTTCTGGGGCAAATTAAGGCTGCTGGTGTGGCAGGTTTGGTAGTTCCTGATTTGCCCTTGGAAGAGGCAGCAGGGCTACTGAAACCAGCGAGTGAGATGGATCTTGATTTAACTTTGTTGGTAGCTCCTACCAGTTCTGCTGAGAGAATTGAAGCGATCGCCAAAGCATCCCAAGGTTTTATCTATTTGGTAAGTGTGACTGGGGTAACGGGAATGCGATCGCAAATGGAAAGTCGTGTTTCTGACTTACTCACACAAATTCGCAGTTTTACAGATAAACCCATTGGTGTTGGTTTTGGAATTTCCGATCCTGAACAAGCGCGGCAAGTGCGAGAATGGGGAGCGGATGCAGCAATTGTTGGTAGTGCGGTGGTAAAGCGTTTAGCAGAAGGAACACCAGAACAAGGACTCTCGGCGATCGCTCAATTTTGCCAAACTCTCAAGCAAACAATCACAACTCCCTCTTGA
- a CDS encoding DUF3007 family protein, producing the protein MRRIDAIGITLGVFLAGGLAYVGLQLVGLDGQDAGIWSQALLVVGLIGWLATYLFRAGSKKMTYHQQREEYEKAFLEKRLDELSPEELAKLQAEIESGD; encoded by the coding sequence ATGCGACGTATTGATGCAATCGGTATTACTTTGGGCGTTTTTTTGGCTGGTGGACTGGCTTATGTAGGATTACAGTTAGTCGGTTTAGATGGCCAAGACGCTGGAATTTGGAGCCAAGCTTTACTGGTTGTTGGTTTAATAGGTTGGTTAGCCACATATCTTTTCCGTGCAGGGAGTAAAAAAATGACCTACCATCAACAACGGGAAGAGTATGAAAAAGCGTTCTTAGAAAAGCGACTAGATGAACTCTCTCCCGAAGAATTGGCGAAATTACAAGCTGAAATTGAATCAGGTGATTAG
- the ndhL gene encoding NAD(P)H-quinone oxidoreductase subunit L: MMVVALLYLALAGAYLLVVPMIVMFYLKLRWYSASSVERGFMYFLVFFFFPGLLLLSPIANVRPRRRQIV; the protein is encoded by the coding sequence ATTATGGTTGTAGCACTACTGTATTTAGCTTTAGCGGGAGCTTATCTTCTGGTAGTACCAATGATTGTGATGTTTTATCTCAAGCTGCGTTGGTATTCTGCCAGTTCTGTAGAACGTGGATTCATGTACTTTTTGGTGTTTTTCTTCTTTCCGGGTCTGTTGCTGCTCTCCCCAATTGCCAATGTTCGACCCCGGCGCAGACAAATTGTTTAA
- a CDS encoding lysylphosphatidylglycerol synthase transmembrane domain-containing protein — MKKVVKNALRWFIFGGTLFFLGKALKDNWLEVSSIRIDAAGWATLTIATGVTLLAHTWAGWIWTWILKEFNQSVSTFEFIQVYLKTNIAKYLPGNVWHYYGRILAAKNANISTVTATLSVLLEPLLMAAAALITVVLFGSQLAVNNTNIWVQILQFLSLIVLLGAVHPWVLNSIIRFLYRLKNQNKNQNSTSENQSINGLSLDRYPLLPLLGELIFLGLRGTGFILTMYALFSVKLSQIPLLFGAFSFAWVLGLVVPGAPGGLGVFEATAIALLQHRFPAALVISAIALYRLISILAETAGAALASLDERFYS; from the coding sequence ATGAAAAAAGTTGTGAAAAACGCTTTACGCTGGTTCATTTTCGGGGGAACGCTATTTTTTTTAGGGAAAGCTTTAAAGGATAATTGGCTAGAAGTGAGTTCTATCCGTATAGATGCGGCAGGATGGGCAACTTTAACAATTGCTACTGGTGTAACTTTACTGGCACATACTTGGGCTGGTTGGATCTGGACTTGGATATTAAAAGAGTTTAATCAATCTGTTTCAACTTTTGAATTTATTCAAGTTTATTTAAAAACGAATATTGCTAAGTATTTACCTGGCAATGTTTGGCATTATTACGGGCGTATCTTAGCGGCTAAAAATGCTAATATTTCTACTGTTACTGCAACTTTAAGCGTTTTATTAGAACCTTTACTCATGGCTGCTGCGGCTTTAATTACTGTTGTTTTGTTTGGTAGTCAATTGGCAGTTAATAACACTAATATTTGGGTACAAATTCTGCAATTTCTCAGTTTAATTGTGCTGCTGGGTGCGGTTCATCCTTGGGTATTAAACTCGATCATTCGTTTTTTATATCGGTTAAAAAATCAAAACAAAAATCAAAATTCTACATCAGAAAATCAGTCTATTAATGGTTTAAGTCTTGACCGCTATCCTCTGCTTCCTTTGTTGGGTGAATTGATTTTTTTAGGATTGCGGGGAACTGGTTTTATTTTAACTATGTATGCTTTATTTTCTGTAAAATTAAGCCAAATTCCTTTATTATTCGGTGCTTTTAGTTTTGCTTGGGTTTTGGGTTTGGTTGTTCCCGGTGCGCCTGGTGGTTTGGGGGTTTTTGAAGCAACTGCGATCGCTCTTTTACAACATCGTTTCCCCGCTGCTTTGGTAATTAGTGCGATCGCTCTCTATCGTCTCATCAGTATTTTGGCTGAAACCGCTGGTGCTGCTTTAGCTTCCCTGGATGAACGTTTTTATAGCTAA